The Anaerohalosphaeraceae bacterium DNA segment GTTTCCATGTGATGTGCGAAAAGCCGATGACGATTTCGGTTCAGGAGGCCCGCAGTCTGGTTCAGATTGTTCAAAAGACCAAACGGGTTTTCGGCCTGATGCACAACTATACCGGCTATCCGATGGTCAAATTAGCCCGGGATATGGTTAAAAACGGCGAACTGGGCAAAATACGCAAGATTGTTGTGCAGTACCCGCAGGGCTGGCTGGCCACGGCTCTGGAGCGCACAGGACAGCAGCAGGCCTCTTGGCGGACCGACCCCAAGCAAAGCGGCGGAAGCGGCTGCGGCGGCGATATCGGTACACATGCCGAAAACCTTTCTGAATACATTACAGGTCTGAAAATGACCCATTTGTGCGCAGAACTGACAACCTTTGTGAAAGGCCGGAAACTGGATGATGATGTCAACTGCCTGGTGAAGTTTAACAACGGTGCGAAGGGAATTCTGCATGCAAGCCAGATTTCGGTCGGCGAGGAAAATAACCTGGCTATCTGGATATATGGAGAAAAGGGAAGCCTTGAATGGCATCAGGAGCACCCCAACTACCTCTACGTCAAGCCGATGGGCAAACCAATGCAGGTCTGGAAGCGGGGCAATGACTATGTAGCCGCCTACAGTCCCGCCGCCGCCCGGGCGACGCGTCTTCCG contains these protein-coding regions:
- a CDS encoding Gfo/Idh/MocA family oxidoreductase, which codes for MVLGRKLRMGMVGGGPGAFIGEVHRKAARMDGQIELVGGAFDINPEKSKQMSKVLYLDPNRCYSCYQEMIEQELKLPEGERMDFVAITTPNNWHYPIARDLLEAGFHVMCEKPMTISVQEARSLVQIVQKTKRVFGLMHNYTGYPMVKLARDMVKNGELGKIRKIVVQYPQGWLATALERTGQQQASWRTDPKQSGGSGCGGDIGTHAENLSEYITGLKMTHLCAELTTFVKGRKLDDDVNCLVKFNNGAKGILHASQISVGEENNLAIWIYGEKGSLEWHQEHPNYLYVKPMGKPMQVWKRGNDYVAAYSPAAARATRLPFGHPEAFIEAFANIYRNFADTVRARMEGRKPDPLALDFPDVHDGLRGMLFLDTLLASAKSKQKWTPFKK